The nucleotide window CGTCCCATACGGCGGTACATAGGAACCCTTCCCACTCCGGGTCGCTGAGTTCCGGCGACAGGGGTAGCTCGGGTGGCTCTGTGGTTTCGTCCGACGACATGAAGACGAAAACGGCATCGGAATGCTCGGCCACGTGGAAGGACCGAAGCGCCTTGCGTCCCTCCATCGGGCAATCGGGCATGGCGGGAACCTGTTGCACCGTGCCCGTGCCATCGACCACGACGCCGTGATAGCGGCAGCCGATATGTTCGCCATGGATTTCCCCGTAGCTCAGTGGCGCGCCGCGATGGGGGCAGAAATCCTCGATACACTGGATCGAGCCGTCGCTGCGCCGCCACATCACAAGCCGCTCCCCCAGCGCCACGACACCGTGGGGGCGATCGGCGCGGATTTCCACGGATTTCGCGACCGGGTACCATTGATCGCGGACGCCTTCATTCACCCGTTCTTCGATACGGGTGCGCATTTCTGGTGAAAGTGCCATTGTCGTCCTCCCCCTCAGGCGCCGAAGCCGTTTTCGGCATATGCCTGGTCCAGATCGGCGTTGATTGCCTTCAATTCCTCTTCCAGCGTGTCGGCGGTCCAATCCGCCTTGCCACTGGACGGTCGCGTGACGTTGCGCATCGCCAAGGCCTTGGCCAGATCCGGTGCGCCCTGAACGCCGTCCCCGTAGATGGCCATCAACGCCTCCGCAAAATCGTCCTCCGCCTGGGTCAGGGGCCGCCCACGGCCCTGATGAGCCAGTTCCGGGCGACCGGACACGCGGGCGGCTGCCATCAGTTCCTTGAACGCGTCGGGGCGCGGTTCCTTGATTTCATGGCTCATCGCTTACCCTTTCCGGTAGACCGCGCCGTCGTCACCCGACGTGCCTATGACCGTCCAGACCGTTGCCGCACCGGCGCCTGGGTTGCGCAGGTAATGGGCCTGTCCCGCCGGCGTCTTGACCAGATCGCGCGGGCCCAGTTCCACGGAGGTTTCGGTCCCGTCTTCGCCCACCCAGACGATCTCGACGCTACCCTCCAGGCACAGATACGCATCTTCGACAGTGCGGGTAAACGGCGCGAGGCTAAGGCCCATCGGCAATCCCCACATCTCCTTGCGGGTGCTGTCGTGCTTCACTGCCCCCGGCGCGTCGCCCACATAGACTTTGCGCGTGAAGCCCGCATCCTCCCAGATTGTCGGAAGCTCCGCGTGCCGCACCACGTAGTCGGCCATCAGCTTCTGGATTTCGTGGTCGCCGTCCGGGTCGAACGGCATCGTATTGCCCGGCTCCGCCCCGAAGGTGCGCGCAAGTTCCGCGGGATGCTCCTTGGGATGGTAGTGGTAGACCGGGGGCAGCGGTTTGCCCACGTCGACGGAGATTGACATGACGACCGGCTCCACCCCGTCTACACGGAACCCGTGGCCAATCTCGCGGGCGTTGAGGATCATGTCCTTGGGGCCGAGATTCACTTCGACGACCTCGCCGTGCTTTTCCCATCCCACGATCAGGGCGCCGGACAGGATCAGGAAACTCTCCTCGATCTCGTGGCTGTGGCAGGCGGCGTAGCGCCCGGGCTCCTTGTAGATCAGGCTGAGCGTGAAATTGTCGGCCTTCAGGGTCGACGGATCGCCTACCTTGGGGGAGCCACCGGCCCCGATATACCGCATCTGCGCGCGCGCCAGCTCATCGAAGCCCGCATTGGACGGAAACGCGTTCCAGTCAAAGGTCTTGTCCACGAACCGGCCAGTATGGGCGCGCAATTGTTCGGCCAGGCTGGCCTTGGGGGTGTCGACGACATTCATGGCGGGTCTCCCTTGGATATGCGTTGGAATTGAGTTTAGGCCCGTGGGTTTCGTTGGGAAGATTGCGTTTTACCGGTGAAACTGCGATGCCATTCCATGGCCGAGAGAGATCCCTATTCCGTTCCCGCCCTGGTCCGGGGTCTGAGCCTGCTTCAGACCTTCACGCCAGAGCGGTCCGAACAGACCATGGCGCAATTGGCCCAATCGCTTGGCATCACCCGGTCCGCCGTCTTCCGAACCGTGCATACATTGGTGGAAGAGGGATTCCTGCTCCCGGTGCGTGACGGCACACATTTCCGCCTTGGCCCGTCGGTCCTGCGCGTCAGCTATGGCTACCTCGCCAGTCGGGAGCTTCTGGAAGTGGCGCAAAAGCCGTTGGAGGCCCTGCGCGACGGGCAGGATTGGTCCGGGCATCTGGGCGTGTTGGACGGGCGCCACATTCTCTACCTCATCCGCCTTCCCGCGTCAGACGGCCTGTCATCCCTCGTCCATGTCGGCAGCCGCCTGCCTGCAACCCTGACGGCGATGGGCCGGGTGCTGCTGACGCAGAAATCCGAACCCGACCTCAGGCGCCTGCTGGACGGACAGCCGAAAAACGCCGTGGAGAAAGCCCTCGCGGCATGGCGGCAAGACCGCGCGCGCCCCTCCGTCATCCACAATGGGAGCTTCGAGAGCGGCCTGTGCAGCGTCGCGGCCCCGATCTTCGACATGTCCGGCGAAATCGTTGCGGCCATCAGTGCAACGAAACAGACCGACCAGGTGCCGGAACCCGTCGAACGCGAAGTCCTTGCGACCGCCCACAACATCAGCCGCGCCATGGGTTGGAAAGCGCCGGATGGATGAAGCAGGGTGCGTGCACCGCCTGTTCGTGATCGCATTTGGGAGAGGTCTGCGCTTGAAGGCCGATCACTCCGCCTGATCCTTCTGCGGTTTGCCCGCGACGTAGGTTTGTACGATGGACCGGTCGTCGCCCATCATCTGGATGGCGAACAATTCTTCGAATAGGGTCTCGGCCCGGGCCATCCTAAGGGCCATCGCGGGTGTGGCGGTGGAGCTTACGACAACGACATCCGCCTCCGTTCCGGCATCCAGTGTTCCGATCTTGTCGGCCATACCAAGGACCTCGGCATTTCCGCGCGTGATCCAGTGGAAGGCGCGCAAAGTGTGCAGTTTCTGGTCCTGCAATTGCAGGATCTTGTATGCTTCGTTGAGGGTTTGCAGCATCGAATAGCTTGTGCCGGCCCCGATATCTGTCGCGATGCCGTTGCGAATGCCGCGGGCGCGCAGGCCCGCATCATCGAACAGGCCGCTGCCGAGAAAGAGGTTTGAGGTTGGGCAGAAGACCGGATGTGATCCCGTCTCTGCGAGTGCACCGAGTTCCCGGTCTTTGAGATGGATTGCGTGGCCCAGAAGCGTTCGGTGCCCAAGCAGACCGTAGCCCTGATAGATGTCCAGATAGTCGCGCGCCTGCGGATAGAGTTCTGCCGTGTAGGCAATTTCGTCGTGGTTTTCGGACAGGTGGGTCTGCACGAAACAATCGGGATGCTCCTTCGCCAGGGCACCTGACATTGCCAGCTGTTCGGGGGAGGAGGTGATCGCGAACCGTGGCGTGATGGCGTAGGACGCGCGGCCTTTGCCGTGCCAGGCCTCAATCAGGGCATTGCTGTCGTCATAGCCCGATTGCGCTGTGTCCAGCACACCCATCGGGGCGTTGCGATCCATCATCGTCTTGCCCGCGACGACGCGCATGTTCCGGTGCGCGCATTCCGCGAACAAGGCTTCGGCGGAACCTGCGTGGACCGAACAGAAGGCGACGGCTGTCGTCGTGCCGTGGTCCGTGAGCAGCGAACAGAATTTGCCCGCCATGGCGCGCGCGTGTTGCGCATCGGCGTAATCGGATTCCGCAGGGAAGGTATAATCGTTCAACCAATCCAGCAGCTGCGCGCCCCAGCTGGCCACGATCTGAACCTGCGGAAAGTGGACATGGGTGTCGATGAAGCCGGCCATGAGGAGATGCGGGCGATGATCCACGACCTCTGACCACCTGGCATTGCGGGCCACGTCATCGAAGCTGCCCGATGCGGTGATCCTGCCATCGTGCATAAGGATCGCGCCGTCCTCGATGTAGCTGTAGCACGCCGTATCGTCGGGGCCTTGCGGCTCGGAATGGAACGTCAGGATGCGTCCGCGCAATAGAGTGCCGGGCATTGTGGGGGCCACCTTCTGCTTTGGGGTACGGGGCTCCGTTGGCGGAGCCCCGCTTGTATAGGTCAGGCCCGGTCCAGGGCGGGACTGTCATCGTCGATCATGTCGGGTTCATCCGGCACGATGACCCGATGCTCCAGATCCTCCTTCGGGGCGAGCATGGGATAAAACAGCATGAAGGCACCGATGATAAGGTAACCGATGGTGATCCCATCGAATTGGGGCGCCTGCAACGTGTAGCTGTGAATGATCCCGACGGATGACATGATCGAGGCCGCGATAGCGAAACCGCCTGCGTGTTTGAACCGACCGTCGATCACATCGGCCACGATTGCCCCCCAGATGAGGCCCGTGATGATCGCGCCTTGGGACAGGGCAAGGTGGCCTTCGTAATGCGCGCCTTCCATCAACAGCGCGGCTGTCAGATCCGTGTCGCCCAAGCTTGGCAAGCCGTCGACGCCCGAATTGCGAAGCGCGTTCATCAACGATCCCCATTTGGTCATCAGGAACCCCGAGATATGGGGCAGGATAGCGAAGGCCACGGCGGCCATGTGTGCGGGCTTCACCGCGTAGCCGGTATTGGCGATCAGGCTGACCGAGACGAAAACCAGCACCGGCGCGGCTGCTGCAATCGGGATCAGGCCCGCCAGGAACGACAGGAAGCCGAAGAATGCTGCCGCCGCGATCACCAGGGCCACACCGATGATGTAACCCGCCCGCGCATCGAGACGTTTATAGGCGGGATGGCCGATATAGACCGTTGTCGGAAAGGGTGAGCCGAACAGCGCGCCGATCATCGTGCCCGCCCCATCCGTCACCTGACACAGGCCCACGGGATAGCTGTCACCCGCCGCTTCGGCAGATTCAACGTTATTCATCGTCTCGATGAAGTTGTAGATCTGCACAGGCACCAGAACGAGGAACAGTTCGGGGTTCGCGAAGAGGTATTGGATGCCAATCATCAAATCGCCGAAATACGGGATCGGCGCGTATAACCCGATGCCATCGGTCGTGAACGAAGATTTGCCAAGGATGATGGCGATCACCACACCCACGGTGATCGCGACAAGACCCGCGGGAAGGTTGCCGGGCAGGCGGAACCGTCCGACAAGACCCCACAGGATAAACAGAAGCGAGGAAAAGCCGATCAACGGGTTCTCGAAGATCTCTGCTAAGGGCACCGATCCGATGAACACCAATGCAATGCCGCACAACGTGCCAAGCATACCGGCCCGGGGTGTGATCCGCTTCAGGAACGGCCCCACGAGGGCACCAAGGGCCGCGACGATGCCGCCCATGAACCCCGCGCCGATCCCGACTTGCCACGCAAGAAGCGAGTCGCCCGTGGCCCAGTAAATCGGCCCGATGACACCGAACAGATAGACGAACATCACTGGCGTGGAGATGCCGTAGGGCAGGGCGGTGACGTCGCTGCCCTGCTTATTGGCGACCCATTTGGCCATCAAGGTGTAGACCACGACCCCGGCAAGGATGGCGACGGCGGCGCCGGGGACGATGCGGCCGAACACGATTTCGGCAGGCATCTGGAACACGAACTGGCAAATCCCGGACAGGATCAGCAGGTTCACCAGGTTATCGGTGAAAAGTGCCCAGAAGGCGTTGAAGTCGCTTCGCTTGAAAAGCTGATAACTATAACCTGTGTCGGTCATGATCTGGGTCCTTCCCATTTTGATGTATGTGCCACCGCGCCCCTCCCGGCGTTGGGTGGCGGAGTGTCATCGTGTCGTTTCCGCAATCACGTCGTGGGCGCAGCGTGTCGTCAGGACGTCCATGACCTCGGCCACGACGAAGGCTGCGATCACCTCTGGCCGTTTGTCAGGGCTGCCGGTGGCACCGATGGGACACACCAATCCGCGCGTGTCGGACCGGGCTTCTGAGGCTCTGTGATACCGTTCGAACTTCGCGCGCTTGGTGGCGGAGCCGATTAGGCCGACATAAGCCGCATCGCCGCGCTCCAACGCCTCGGACGTGAGCAGGAAATCAAGGGCATGGTCGTGGGTGAGAACGATAAAGGCGCTGCCCTTGGGTGCGCGCCGGATGTCGGCCTCGGCCATGGCGGACAGCCGGGCTTCGACCGCCGCGTCGACCAGGGCCAGTTCGTCGCCCCTGCTGTCGATGATGCTGCACCGGACGGGCAGATGTTGAAACTGGCGCGCCAATGCGCGGCCCACATGGCCCGCCCCGAGGATATAGACGCAGGGGCTCTGCCGATCCGACGCTTCGCGCTCGGCAAGAGCTGTCGCGCGATCTGCGCTGGTCATGCGTTGCAGGCTTATCTCGACACGCCCGCCGCAGCATTGGCCGATTTCAGAGCCCAAAGGCACGTCCATCTTGTCTGAGTGTAGACCTGACCGGAGCATGGCGCGGGCGTGATCGGTGGCCATGTATTCCAACTGGCCGCCGCCAATCGTGCCGATCGTGCCGTCCGCGGAGACGAACATCTGCGCTCCGGCCTCGCGCGGGGACGAACCGCGGACACGAATCAGGCGCACCTGGACGATCCGTTTATCCGCTGCAAGGAATGAGGCAAGCGACATCGGACCTAACCCCGCAGCCGTTCGATCGCCATCAGGACACGTTCCGGCGTGGCCGGCGCATCCAGGCGGGGGCATTCGCGATAATCCGCAACGCTGGCCACGGCGTGGGACAGTGCTTCGAATACCGAAATCCCGAGCATGAAGGGCGGCTCTCCCACGGCCTTGGACCGCTTGATCGTCCGCTCCTTGTTCTCCGACCATGTTGCAAGCTTCACGTTGAAGCTGCGCGGGCGGTCGGATGCCAGGGGGATCTTGTAGGTTGAGGGCGCGTGGGTGCGCAGCTGGCCCTTGGCGTCCCACCACAATTCCTCGGTGGTGAGCCACCCCATGCCTTGAATGAACGCGCCCTCGATCTGCCCGATGTCCAGGATCGGGTTCAGGGAATTGCCCACATCGTGCAGAATATCCGTCCGCTCCACCCGGTATTCTCCGGTCAGCGTATCGACGGACACTTCCGAGCAGGCGGCGCCGTAGGCGTAGTAGTAGAACGGGCGTCCTTGTCCCGTCTCGCGGTTCCAGTGGATCTTCGGGGTCTTGTAAAAGCCCGCCGCAGACAAGTGCACGCGCGCCATGTAGGCCTGCTTGATGAAATCCGGGAAGGAGAGGATTTCACCGCCAACCTGGACCGCATTGGGCAAGAATTTCACATTGCCTGCGTCAACATTCCAATGGTCCGCGGCGAAGGCCACCAACCGTTCCTTGATCTGACGCGCCGCATCCTCGGCGGCCATCCCGTTGAGGTCCGATCCGGACGATGCCGCCGTGGCCGGCGTGTTGGGCACTTTTTCAGTCGTGGTCTTGGTGATCTTGACCGTATCGAAATCGACCTGCAGCGCATCGGCCACGACCTGCGCGATCTTGGTGTTCAGACCTTGGCCCATCTCCGTGCCGCCGTGGTTCAGATGGATCGACCCGTCTGAATAGATGTGCAGAAGTGCGCCGGCCTGATTGTACCAGGTCGCGGTGAAGGAAATGCCGAATTTGACCGGCGTCAGCGCGATGCCCTTGCGGATCGTGCCGCCCCGCTCAGCCGCGCGCGCGTTCCAATCCAGCACGGCCTGTCGGCGTGCCTGGTAGTCGGAACTCTCTTCCAGCTCCTCACAGATGCGCGGGGCAATGTTGTCCTCGACCGTTTGATGATAGGGCGTCACGTCCCGCCCGCGCTCGCCATAGAAATTGCGCTTGCGTATCTCCAGGCTGTCGAAGCCGCGGTGATACGCAATCTCTTCCATGATCCGCTCCGCCACGATCACGCCCTGCGGTCCGCCAAAGCCGCGAAATGCCGTGTTGGACACGGTGTTCGTCTTCATCGGGTGGGAGTTCAGAAGGACGTTGGGATAGTAATAGGCGTTGTCGGCATGGAACAACGCGCGGTCGGTGACGGGGCCGGAAAGGTCGGAGGAAAAGCCGCAACGGGCGGCAAATTCGCCCGTCACCGCCTCGATCATGCCGTCGTCGTCAAACCCAACCTCGTAGTCGATCACGAAGTCATGGCGCTTACCGGTGGCCGACATGTCGTCATCGCGATCGGGACGGATCTTCACGGCGCGGTTCCACCTCTTCGCTGCAATCGCGGCGACCGAGCAGAACAGGTTCATCTGGGTTTCCTTGCCGCCGAACCCGCCACCCATGCGGCGCACGTTGATTACGACGGCGTTGGACGGCACGCCAAGCGCATGGGCCACCATGTGCTGTGCCTCGGACGGATGCTGGGTGGAGGAATGCACGACCACGTCGTCATCTTCGCCCGGGATGGCAAAGGCGATGTGGCCCTCCAAATACATGTGATCCTGCCCGCCGACATGCATCCTGCCCTTGAGGCGGTGCGTTGCGGTCTCCATCGCGGCGCTTGCCTCCCCTCGCTTGAGGGTCAAGGGCGGCGTGACGTACCCCGTCTCGGCGGCCTGCGCGGCTATCGGGTCCAGCACGTGGGGCAAGTCCTGATAGTCGATCTGGGCAAGCGTCGCGGCCCGGCGTGCCGCATCTCGGGTCTCGGCCACGACGGCGAAGATCGGCTGGCCCCAGAATTCGACCTTTTCCGTTGCAAAGATCGGCTCATCATCGCGCCCGGTGGGGGAGACGTCGTTAACGCCGGGTATATCATCCGCGGTCAGCACGCCGATGACGCCGGGGGCGGCACGGACGGCGTCCAGGTCAACACGGGACAGATTGGCATGGGCGCGGGTGGAGAGGCCCAAATAGGCGTGAAGCGTCCCGGCAGGCTCCGCGATATCGTCGCAATAATCGGCGCGGCCCGTGACGTGCTTGACGGCACTGTCGTGCTGGAGGTCGGCGTTGACCGGTCCCTTGATCCGGTCCCGGGTCGGATCGGTCTTCACCTGCTGCTGCGGGATCGGCGGATCCATCCGCTTTTCGGTCCGGGTCCGGGTTTTTATCGTGCTGTTGTCGGTCATGTCATGTCCCCCCGCCTACGCGCTCAATTGTGCAAGGGCGCGATCGCCCTGCTGATCCAGCCAGAACTTGCGAAACAGGTTCTTGGATACGGTCAGGCGATATTCGGATGACGCGCGCCAATCCGTCAGGGGGGTGAAATCTTCCCCCAATCTATCGGCGGCGCGCAACAGCGTGGCCTCGCTCCACGGTTTTCCGACGATCGCGGCCTCGGCATGGGTCGCGCGCTTCGGTGTGGCGGCCATCCCGCCGAACGCGATGCGGGCGGCGGTTATCTGGCCGCTGGTAACGGTGACATTGAAGGCCGCGCAGACAGACGAGATATCCTCATCCCGGCGTTTCGAGATCTTGTAGGCGGCGTGCCGGGCGTCCGGCCGCGGTTTGGGCACGCTGATCGCTTCCAGGAAGTCCGAAGGTTCCCGATCCTGCTTGCCGTATTCGATGAAGAAATCCTCGATCGGCATGGACCGGCGCGTCTTGCCTTTGCGCAGGGTGATCGTTGCACCAAGCGCGATCAGCGCCGGCGGAGTGTCCCCGATGGGGGAGCCATTTGCGACGTTTCCGCCGATCGTGCCCATGGAGCGGATTTGCCACCCGGCGATCCGGTCCCAAAATGCACCGAGATGCGGATAAAGCCCCAAAAGCGCATCGCGCGCGCCCTCATAGCTGACGCCCGCGCCAAGGCGAATGGCGTCATCCGTTGTCGTGACCTCCCGCAACTCGTCGAGATGGCCGATGAACACGACCGGAGAGATATCGCGCAGGAATTTCGTGACCCACAGCCCGACATCCGTGGCGCCCGCCACGATGGTCGCATCCGGACAGTCCATCAACGCATCCGCCAGATCATCGACGCTTGCCGGCAGAACGCAGCGGCTATTGCCCCTTGCAACCTCGACCCTCTGACCGTCCGCAAGCTCCGTCAGCTTCGCCGTCATCGCAGACCGTTCCCGCGTCAATGCGTCCTGGGCGGGGGAGCCGTGGCTCGTGATTGCTTTCGCCGCCTTGATGATTGGCTGATATCCCGTGCAGCGGCACAGATTTCCCTGAAGCGCCGTTTCAATCTCGACCTCCGACGGATCGGGCGTCTTCATCCACAGGGCGTAAAGCGACATAACGAAGCCGGGGGTGCAAAAGCCGCACTGACTTCCGTGATGCTCGACCATCGCCTGCTGAACCGGGTGCAATTTGCCGTGCGGGCCGGATAGGTATTCGATCGACACGACGTGGCAGGCATCAAGCGACGCAGTCAGGCGGATGCACGCATTGACAGGTTCATATTGCAAAACCCCGTTCTGCAACCGGCCCACGAGAACCGTGCAGGCACCGCAATCGCCTTCGGCACAACCTTCCTTGGTTCCCGTCAGGCGACGGTCAATGCGCAGGAAATCGAGTAAGGTGTCACTTGCGCCGACATGTTCCAGACTGACCTCGCGGTCGTTCAAAATGAACCGAATGTTGGATCTGGTCATTGCGTGCTCCCTCCCTTGCCCTGGGGTCGAGTGCTTTATGAGGGAGGAAGATTGTTTCAAAAAGACAGGCAGTCGGGCATAGTATTTCAACGTTTTGTTGAGAATGGGGGTAAGCCCTTGCAATATATCGAAAGCCTCAAGGTGTTTTTACGAGTGGTGGAGCTCGGCAGCATCACGGCGGGTGGACGCGATCTGCGTCTGACGCCCGCAGTGGCGAGCAAACGGATCAAGGAGCTTGAGCGGCATCTGGATGTCCGGCTGTTCAACCGCACCACCCGACAGCTTTCGCCCACAGAAGCGGGGCTGGCATTCTACGAAAAGGCAGGCGAGGTGGTCCGGTCGTTGCAGGACGCGGAGGCGGCGGTATCCGGCTATTCCACCAACCCGCGCGGCACGGTCCGGGTGACGGCGCCCTTGGGCGTGGGCAAACGCCTTATCGCGCCCCTGATCCCGGACTTCGTTGACCTCTACCCGGACATCTCAATCCGTCTCAGGCTGTCCGATCGAAAGGTCAGCCTGCTGGAAGACGGCCTGGACCTTGCGGTGTTTGTCGGGCGTCCGCCGGACTCCAATCTGAAGCTGAGAAAAATCGTGGACACTCCGCGCGTGCTGTGCGCGTCACCGGAATATTTGTCCCGCGCCGGAACGCCAAAATCGCCGGACGACCTCAAACACCACAATTGCCTGCTGCTCCGCTATCCCAGATCTCCGGAATGGTTCTGGACGCTGGAAGTGGAGGGCGTGCCTACGCGCATCGACGTCTCGGGCAAATATGATTCCGACGATGGTGACGTTTTGACCGAATGGGCCTTGGCCGGACGGGGGATTGCCAACAAGCCACGTATTGATGTTGAAGCGCATCTGGCCGCCGGGAAGCTTACGGAGGTCTTGCCAGACACACCGCCCGAACCGGCCCTCTTCGGTTGCCTTTATCCGCACCGGCGGTTGCAGGACAGCAAGGTCCGGTTGATGACAGATTTCCTGGTGGATGGGTGCCGAAAGCGACTTGCCGCGGGAGCGTGAAGCCGGGTCTTTTGGTGCGGTAGGGCAACGGGTTCCATAAAGGGACGGTAATCCAGACGGGGGCGCGATCACCGCGAACTTGTAAGCCCCGCTGACAGCTTTCCCGACGTCCGTAGGCGTCAAGACCAATGGACATGTCCTTTTGTCAGTCATGGCGAACACCGGCAGATCAAGGTACGAACGTCGCATGTATCAGTGCGTAATTAGTGGCGAGTATTCCGCTGCCGAAACCGACCACTTCTACAAACAGGAGTGGTCGGCTTTTGTCGGCGAGGTTGATCGGATGACCGGCGGAAGCCCGGTTGCACGACAGCTGTTCCTCGATGCCCGAGAGAAGCATTTGGCGGCAGAGACGTCAGTGCGCCCGGCTCAGTGCGCAACACACGACGGCACGTTTTTAGCCAATCCGGATCGTTGTAGCTAAAGAGTCTGCACACAGCGCTTCGCGCAATTTCTGCCAATGGAATCTGAGCGGAGGGGGCGCTTGTCGACTATCGAGGCAGCATTGCTTTGCGACGACCTAAATCTCAATCTGGCCACTCGACTCGACCCATCCGTCGCGCGCCGCCATGCTCGCCAAGCGGCCATCTTCACATCGGTTGCGTCGTGTTGCGGACGAGGTTCGACATCCAATCGACCAAGACCCTCACCCGTGGCGTCAGGTTGTTCCGATGCGCATAGACGATGGCTATCGGCACGGTTCCGGTGGGATGGTCGGTCAGCACTTCGACAAGTTTGCCCGCCGTCAATTCATCTTGAATGTCGAAGGTAGGGATCTGCGCCAGCCCCAAGCCCGCGACGCAGGCGCCAATGTACGTATCGGCGTTCGTCGTCGTTATGGATTGCGCAATTCTGAGCTGTCGCGGCGCACCGTCCCCCGGTCCGCGGAACGACCATAGCTGCCTCGTGAATGGCGAGACGTAGCCGATGGCCCGGTGCTGATCCAGATCATCGAGCGTTTCCGGCGTGCCATGGCGCTCAAGATAACCCGGGCTTGCGCAGATGATCATGCGCGCATCGACCAGATGGCGGGCGATGAATTCGGAATCTCCCTTGTCCCCGACCCGCAGCACGAAATCCAAGCCCTGTTTCAACAGATCTTCCTGACGATTGGAGACGTGCAGTTCCAACTCGATATCCGGGTATTCTTCGAAGAATGCAGGCAAAGCGGGAACGATCACTCGGCGGCCCATGCGGCTTGGGACGCTTGCACGGATCCGCCCACCGATCCGGGCGTTGCTTTCGCCGAACATCGCATGCGCTTCGTCAAACACGGCGAGGACGTCGCGACTGCGCTCCAGAAAGGCCTGCCCTTCCGGGGTCAGCGCCACATTGCGAGTCGTTCGATCAAGCAGGCGGGCGCCGACCTCCTCCTCAAGATCCTTGATCGCCTTGGTGATGGAAGAGCGTGCGAGTCCAGACGCCGCGGCGGAGCGGCTGAAATTCAAGGTCTCGGCCACGAGCTTGAAAATATGCAGTCTGGTTATGCGATCCATGGTGCGACTGTTCGGGTATCCTGGCAGGAGAATTCGACGTCAGCACCAGTAGGGTAGGCTTTCGGGGCTATGCACGAAAGGGCGAGTTTCTATTCTTTGAGAGGGCGCGGATGGCAAACACCTCTTGGTGTGTCCCGATCCAGGAATTTCGCCCGCAACATTTGGGTAGATTTGTCGAACGCGAACGATGGCGTCAAATAGCAAGGAGTTGCATCCGATGGTCAAGAAAGCTGGTAGCATGAGGCCTCGGACGTGCATCCAATCCGGTCAAGGCACGCGGTTTTGTGCTCGGGTCGTCCAGTTGGCCTTGGCGTTGAGTTTGATCGCGGGCCCCGGGGCGGCGCAGGAAGAGGGGCAGGCCCGGGTGA belongs to Hasllibacter sp. MH4015 and includes:
- the xdhA gene encoding xanthine dehydrogenase small subunit, encoding MTRSNIRFILNDREVSLEHVGASDTLLDFLRIDRRLTGTKEGCAEGDCGACTVLVGRLQNGVLQYEPVNACIRLTASLDACHVVSIEYLSGPHGKLHPVQQAMVEHHGSQCGFCTPGFVMSLYALWMKTPDPSEVEIETALQGNLCRCTGYQPIIKAAKAITSHGSPAQDALTRERSAMTAKLTELADGQRVEVARGNSRCVLPASVDDLADALMDCPDATIVAGATDVGLWVTKFLRDISPVVFIGHLDELREVTTTDDAIRLGAGVSYEGARDALLGLYPHLGAFWDRIAGWQIRSMGTIGGNVANGSPIGDTPPALIALGATITLRKGKTRRSMPIEDFFIEYGKQDREPSDFLEAISVPKPRPDARHAAYKISKRRDEDISSVCAAFNVTVTSGQITAARIAFGGMAATPKRATHAEAAIVGKPWSEATLLRAADRLGEDFTPLTDWRASSEYRLTVSKNLFRKFWLDQQGDRALAQLSA
- a CDS encoding LysR family transcriptional regulator; translation: MQYIESLKVFLRVVELGSITAGGRDLRLTPAVASKRIKELERHLDVRLFNRTTRQLSPTEAGLAFYEKAGEVVRSLQDAEAAVSGYSTNPRGTVRVTAPLGVGKRLIAPLIPDFVDLYPDISIRLRLSDRKVSLLEDGLDLAVFVGRPPDSNLKLRKIVDTPRVLCASPEYLSRAGTPKSPDDLKHHNCLLLRYPRSPEWFWTLEVEGVPTRIDVSGKYDSDDGDVLTEWALAGRGIANKPRIDVEAHLAAGKLTEVLPDTPPEPALFGCLYPHRRLQDSKVRLMTDFLVDGCRKRLAAGA
- a CDS encoding LysR substrate-binding domain-containing protein, with protein sequence MDRITRLHIFKLVAETLNFSRSAAASGLARSSITKAIKDLEEEVGARLLDRTTRNVALTPEGQAFLERSRDVLAVFDEAHAMFGESNARIGGRIRASVPSRMGRRVIVPALPAFFEEYPDIELELHVSNRQEDLLKQGLDFVLRVGDKGDSEFIARHLVDARMIICASPGYLERHGTPETLDDLDQHRAIGYVSPFTRQLWSFRGPGDGAPRQLRIAQSITTTNADTYIGACVAGLGLAQIPTFDIQDELTAGKLVEVLTDHPTGTVPIAIVYAHRNNLTPRVRVLVDWMSNLVRNTTQPM